The following are encoded in a window of Roseimaritima ulvae genomic DNA:
- a CDS encoding TolC family protein: MNNSTNCKYHQPSKRFVFLLALGVTAGCQSFDDRLATRNQTSIQDPTESVDASLHAPVSANNCEIAQVGFNELVTPSTSQLVWASPLEIDGTEGVIDTAHGTSLADAASFRSMTLNDFEAIAFANNPTIQQLEATTRKAAGFRTQVGLRPNPVVGYQAMQLADAGTDQHVAFLSQTFVTADKLELNRRVLNEALRAQLFQLEAQKYRISTDIRVKFYDALAAQRRMRLIEDFQSVADRGLEIAEELKSAKEGSQLEVVQAKVQKNEVDLALRNASIRFEAVWRELVALTGSPEMLPVSLDGELPQAETSLDWSSVASSIVSSSPEYQAARARVSQARANITRQDVQAVPNIDLQFGAGVDNATDSGMINLQVSAPIPVFNKNQGNMSAARAELSRACMEVRRIENSIKARLAEVSQAYDSSLASVSMYAEEILPNAAEGLKLAETAYKSGETSFLQVLVARRTYFDTNLQYIVAQAQLAQARARVDGYVLTGALDPIIDNSGDDSLRGLTLSQQ, encoded by the coding sequence GTGAATAATTCTACAAACTGCAAATACCACCAACCATCAAAGCGTTTCGTGTTCCTCCTTGCCCTGGGGGTGACCGCCGGATGTCAATCTTTTGACGACCGCTTGGCAACGCGGAATCAAACATCCATTCAAGACCCAACGGAGTCGGTTGACGCTTCGTTGCACGCTCCCGTTTCAGCAAACAATTGCGAGATCGCCCAAGTCGGGTTCAATGAATTGGTGACGCCGTCAACATCACAACTCGTGTGGGCGTCGCCCTTGGAAATTGATGGTACCGAAGGCGTCATTGACACTGCCCATGGTACCAGTCTTGCTGACGCCGCTTCGTTTCGTTCAATGACGTTGAACGACTTTGAAGCGATCGCTTTTGCGAATAATCCAACGATCCAGCAACTGGAAGCAACGACCCGGAAAGCAGCGGGTTTTCGCACGCAAGTTGGGCTGCGCCCCAATCCAGTTGTTGGCTACCAAGCGATGCAGCTCGCCGACGCTGGCACTGACCAACACGTGGCATTCCTTTCGCAAACATTCGTAACGGCCGACAAGCTGGAACTCAATCGTCGTGTGCTCAATGAAGCACTTCGAGCACAGTTGTTCCAGCTCGAAGCGCAAAAATACCGCATCTCCACCGACATTCGAGTCAAGTTTTACGACGCCCTGGCGGCACAACGGCGAATGCGTCTGATCGAAGATTTTCAATCGGTTGCGGATCGAGGCCTTGAGATTGCCGAGGAACTGAAAAGCGCTAAAGAAGGATCGCAGCTTGAAGTTGTTCAAGCCAAGGTCCAGAAGAACGAAGTCGATTTGGCTCTCCGTAACGCGTCGATCAGATTTGAGGCGGTGTGGCGAGAACTGGTCGCTCTGACGGGAAGCCCCGAGATGCTGCCGGTTAGCCTAGACGGTGAACTTCCACAGGCGGAAACTTCGTTGGACTGGTCAAGCGTTGCTTCGAGCATCGTGTCGTCTAGTCCTGAGTATCAAGCAGCTCGAGCTCGTGTTTCTCAAGCACGAGCTAACATCACTCGCCAGGATGTTCAGGCTGTGCCCAACATCGATTTGCAATTCGGCGCCGGTGTGGACAATGCCACAGACTCCGGAATGATTAACCTTCAGGTCTCGGCACCGATCCCGGTTTTCAATAAAAATCAAGGCAACATGTCGGCAGCAAGAGCGGAGTTGAGTCGGGCTTGCATGGAGGTCCGGCGGATCGAGAATTCGATCAAAGCTCGGTTGGCTGAAGTCTCTCAAGCTTACGATTCGTCACTCGCTTCGGTTTCGATGTACGCGGAGGAGATTCTTCCCAATGCGGCAGAGGGGCTTAAACTGGCAGAAACCGCCTACAAGTCTGGTGAGACGAGTTTTCTACAAGTGCTTGTCGCTCGACGAACGTATTTTGATACCAATTTGCAATACATTGTCGCGCAAGCTCAGTTAGCACAAGCTCGCGCCCGTGTCGATGGCTATGTGCTTACGGGTGCGCTCGACCCGATCATCGACAACAGCGGCGACGATAGCCTGCGTGGTCTGACGTTGAGCCAGCAGTAG
- a CDS encoding MFS transporter, translating to MDASARTLLEPFKALRNGVFAKLYFAQTISLLGDAFTWVGLALLSYQFDQARSPTILATALTLRVTAFIIFSPFAGVVADRVERKTILYTTHFIRMGIIGCFPFTTAEWQIYVLTFLLNVFNAFFTPTYQAVIPQVVEKKYYRQAVGLSTATYQLLGILGPAIAGVFALWFGTREIFLIDAATFVIAAVLILMIPGEDLQNGVTKQVRESQNTLADVGTGIQLMFGNRLVRFALSFEFVSAIAGAMILVNTISLIKNEIHLSDAHYGWARAAFGIGAAIAAFVAGAYDKTESRSLSLIGGSLVLGVSILSANSVPLAILIGLWIFAGLGQSLADMPAETLIGENIAPSDQGKVYGAHFAFSHLWWAIAYPIAGYLGTAFPTMDFLIAGIITLSCASLVILFFRPKLDMDLTTASVP from the coding sequence ATGGATGCAAGTGCAAGAACGCTACTTGAGCCTTTCAAGGCGTTGCGAAACGGTGTGTTTGCAAAACTCTATTTTGCTCAAACGATCAGTTTGCTCGGGGATGCATTTACCTGGGTCGGTCTGGCGTTGCTGTCCTACCAGTTCGACCAAGCACGCTCGCCTACGATACTTGCAACCGCACTCACTCTACGGGTGACTGCATTCATTATTTTCTCGCCATTCGCGGGCGTTGTCGCAGATCGCGTCGAGCGGAAAACGATTCTTTACACAACACATTTCATTCGCATGGGAATCATCGGCTGCTTTCCCTTCACCACGGCGGAATGGCAAATTTATGTTCTAACATTCTTGCTGAACGTCTTCAATGCGTTTTTCACACCGACTTATCAAGCCGTGATTCCGCAGGTCGTCGAGAAAAAATACTATCGTCAGGCGGTCGGCTTGTCGACGGCGACGTACCAATTACTCGGAATTCTTGGCCCAGCGATCGCGGGCGTCTTTGCGCTTTGGTTTGGCACACGCGAGATCTTCTTGATCGACGCGGCGACATTTGTTATCGCTGCGGTGTTGATCTTGATGATCCCAGGCGAAGATCTTCAAAACGGTGTGACCAAACAAGTTCGAGAATCGCAAAACACATTGGCCGATGTTGGTACGGGCATCCAACTTATGTTCGGTAACAGGCTCGTCCGATTCGCTCTCAGCTTCGAGTTTGTCTCGGCGATCGCAGGTGCCATGATCCTGGTCAACACGATTAGCCTCATCAAAAACGAAATTCACTTATCGGATGCTCATTACGGCTGGGCAAGGGCGGCGTTCGGAATCGGTGCAGCCATTGCAGCATTTGTAGCAGGGGCTTACGACAAAACCGAAAGCCGTAGTCTGTCCTTAATCGGTGGCAGTCTCGTGCTCGGTGTGTCCATCCTTTCGGCGAATTCTGTGCCGCTGGCAATTCTGATTGGGCTCTGGATTTTCGCTGGGCTTGGACAAAGTTTGGCCGATATGCCAGCGGAAACGCTCATTGGTGAGAACATCGCCCCATCGGATCAAGGTAAGGTCTACGGAGCCCACTTCGCATTCTCGCATCTGTGGTGGGCAATTGCCTATCCAATTGCTGGGTATCTGGGAACGGCATTCCCCACAATGGACTTCTTGATTGCAGGAATCATTACGCTCTCGTGCGCCAGTCTTGTGATCCTGTTCTTTCGCCCAAAACTGGACATGGATCTCACGACTGCGAGTGTCCCGTAG
- a CDS encoding PP2C family protein-serine/threonine phosphatase, with protein MIFDKLKYRWHLLPINRQLIVLVTASLLGFVVVFLTVDHGLRTERILSEKQSVLTNEAKTLYEGLRVVEHHGDAAIHDFIDNVANGMNATESARHHILAHWNGRRYESLPHKMPAGSTSVSWNIELDLGANHSIVRDNEIIGAFKGPLGSVYVLEHRDSVLNATHYSLLSQTVGVITLGAIAAIAASIVLRQLVAKPIQRLVSTLQGVGAGDLSVVARTRSCQELRYLAEQINIMTRSLEHAQRDHRLHMEKARQIQQNLRPSLTELAGVDVAELFQPADDVGGDYYDVIHLSGDRILLCVADVAGHGVPAAMAATLLKAFVSEAAKQSASPATILIEVNQRYCEYVMMGHFATMCLVVIDTANQSLTYASAGHESPIVQVDSAKPTRLEAGDLPLGVEETTIYGEETVEVRGRTRIVIVSDGVSESFNPFDEQFGTERIEEIISQQTENSAADVVQDLRASLESFRAGCQRFDDTTLLVAQFTGANDVPENGDSLSEHKRTIGCRTYRKTQSIAS; from the coding sequence ATGATTTTCGACAAGCTGAAATACCGTTGGCATCTGCTGCCAATTAATCGGCAATTGATTGTGCTCGTCACTGCAAGCTTGCTCGGATTCGTCGTTGTGTTTCTAACGGTCGATCATGGATTGCGAACCGAGCGCATTCTAAGCGAAAAGCAATCGGTACTTACTAACGAAGCGAAAACGCTGTACGAAGGGTTGCGAGTCGTAGAGCATCACGGAGATGCCGCAATTCATGATTTTATTGACAATGTCGCAAACGGAATGAACGCGACCGAGTCCGCTCGGCATCACATTTTGGCGCACTGGAATGGCCGGCGATATGAATCACTTCCACATAAAATGCCGGCTGGTTCAACGAGTGTGAGTTGGAACATTGAGTTGGACTTAGGCGCAAACCACTCAATCGTGAGAGACAATGAAATCATCGGTGCCTTCAAGGGGCCCTTGGGGTCAGTATACGTATTGGAGCATCGCGACTCTGTGTTAAATGCCACACACTATTCATTGCTCTCTCAAACGGTAGGCGTAATCACGCTAGGGGCAATCGCGGCAATTGCAGCCAGCATTGTGCTCCGCCAACTTGTAGCGAAACCAATCCAACGTCTCGTATCCACGTTGCAGGGCGTCGGAGCAGGCGACTTAAGCGTTGTCGCGCGGACCAGAAGCTGCCAAGAGTTGAGATACCTTGCAGAACAAATTAACATCATGACTCGTTCGCTCGAACACGCTCAACGTGACCACCGTCTGCACATGGAGAAAGCACGCCAGATTCAACAAAACCTCCGGCCTTCGCTTACGGAACTGGCAGGGGTGGATGTCGCGGAACTATTCCAGCCCGCCGATGATGTCGGTGGGGACTACTATGACGTCATTCATTTATCTGGTGATCGGATTTTGCTGTGCGTTGCGGATGTCGCAGGACATGGCGTCCCGGCGGCGATGGCAGCGACGCTCCTGAAAGCCTTTGTCTCAGAAGCCGCTAAGCAGTCGGCCAGTCCCGCCACAATTCTGATAGAGGTCAACCAGCGTTATTGCGAATACGTGATGATGGGACACTTCGCCACCATGTGCCTGGTCGTGATTGACACCGCCAATCAAAGTTTAACGTACGCGAGCGCCGGGCACGAGTCTCCGATTGTGCAAGTGGACTCGGCCAAGCCGACGCGATTGGAGGCCGGCGATCTACCTCTTGGTGTCGAAGAGACCACGATCTACGGCGAAGAGACTGTTGAGGTTCGCGGCAGAACGAGGATTGTGATCGTTAGCGACGGCGTTTCGGAATCATTCAACCCATTTGATGAGCAGTTTGGAACTGAACGGATTGAAGAGATCATATCGCAGCAAACGGAGAACAGTGCTGCCGACGTGGTGCAAGACCTGAGGGCGTCGCTTGAGTCGTTCCGAGCTGGTTGCCAGCGGTTTGACGACACAACGTTGCTCGTTGCCCAATTTACAGGTGCAAACGACGTACCTGAGAATGGCGACTCGTTGAGCGAGCATAAACGCACGATCGGATGTCGCACTTACCGCAAAACCCAATCCATTGCGAGCTAA
- a CDS encoding C40 family peptidase produces the protein MKISITTLSLVFCGLIGFVGCKQETDSTTTTPTPAAPTDGTHVHDDGSEQAPHGAHGAGPHEGTVADWGGGKYHVEFTVDHDKQEGTVYILGADEKSPVPIDAESIDLSISDPVMQVTLKAAPQDSDPAGKASRFVGNHEKLGVVQEYAGTIAGVIDGTPYSGDFKEEPHGDHDH, from the coding sequence ATGAAAATCTCTATCACAACTTTGTCACTCGTTTTCTGTGGCCTCATCGGCTTCGTTGGCTGTAAGCAGGAGACGGATTCAACCACAACGACTCCCACGCCAGCGGCGCCCACGGACGGCACACACGTGCACGACGATGGCTCCGAACAGGCCCCACACGGTGCCCATGGTGCGGGACCACATGAAGGAACCGTCGCCGACTGGGGCGGTGGAAAGTATCACGTCGAGTTCACCGTTGATCACGACAAACAAGAAGGCACTGTCTATATCCTTGGTGCCGACGAGAAGTCGCCCGTTCCGATTGACGCTGAGTCCATCGACTTAAGTATCAGCGATCCGGTGATGCAAGTCACGCTGAAGGCCGCACCACAAGACAGCGACCCAGCGGGCAAAGCATCACGTTTCGTCGGTAACCACGAGAAACTGGGCGTCGTTCAGGAATACGCTGGAACCATCGCTGGTGTCATTGATGGCACACCCTACTCGGGTGACTTCAAAGAAGAGCCGCACGGCGATCATGATCACTAA